The following proteins are encoded in a genomic region of Macrobrachium nipponense isolate FS-2020 chromosome 44, ASM1510439v2, whole genome shotgun sequence:
- the LOC135204186 gene encoding uncharacterized protein LOC135204186, whose translation MSDLPDAGEDLPPRSRSLRVRQARVDYSEDEFEEDSKKISQKKRGSKRKAEVNIESLYCQENAKDVCVCPSLLETIFESPIKGLNRIRNKNVRAPGRVSETGPELQMMSVKKWKRFCAFADYYHPSKQKVKVRKDRAKKMKQLTGVKVPKGMVSDDALKTVLAVLSDEEDQPENTQNTSLCKSSSDFYVGNIIRPDSEDSSLNDVIRNISSLKMVTDRSDERHLSPNALMEGMDEPLLFADEKQNILPAVSHQKKSRRRSEKFSGILLPRSVKRIDEESEALSHGDSGVKAMGSARIMIEENSEWFEQDEMKEVKTTPKRRNVLSDKKVVKKPKHHELTLKRQSESKDDQCQKKRGDVKLNVTKFNSNIQVHEHDTENNFSKKRNTIKFDVENSFGIASILPCNEISLTQQYSDLRFEANKQNKSGVGRKPGKRRVSGVQRPLYRKLIEPQTPEVLKSQNQSPNNSSSSSSSPLLCFNNADEQVIENSTKFAEHDIVQQNTLKTSCSPTSPCTQMAALSLQSERDMEFHLAKNNLKHETSRRVTRRSMQLTKLPLSKNPSSPLSTRVPNCSDNDGRAGCSSSYNSDVPVHRDDHLQGGSEGCKLSQEVLCDNISKSSNIHSHSDQKKEVVLGVIPGKKVTVKRHSDCNVGLIVTKGSNCISDQRAESASKTCVTNDCFPENAPTYLSPCKENIALNMLNIRGQVTPQIFENGSVNVATSRATPEISKCSLDMKRPENVKVGESCETKIANKVLCLEDEDFDSPIITGMIGNKANIKCGKIYRNRLSTAESPIILAQLAKHKSKESILN comes from the coding sequence CTTGCGAGTAAGACAAGCACGAGTTGACTACTCAGAAGATGAGTTTGAAGAAGATAGCAAGAAAATTAGTCAGAAGAAACGAGGATCCAAGAGGAAAGCTGAGGTAAATATTGAAAGCTTATATTGTCAGGAGAATGCAAAAGATGTCTGTGTCTGCCCATCATTACTTGAGACTATTTTTGAGTCGCCCATAAAAGGACTCAATCGTATTCGCAATAAAAATGTAAGGGCTCCAGGGAGAGTTAGTGAAACAGGACCTGAATTGCAAATGATGAGTGTCAAAAAGTGGAAAAGATTTTGTGCTTTTGCTGACTATTATCATCCCTCTAAACAAAAAGTTAAGGTACGAAAAGATCGtgcaaaaaaaatgaaacaattgactGGAGTGAAAGTTCCCAAAGGAATGGTTTCTGATGATGCACTGAAGACAGTTCTTGCTGTGTTGTCAGATGAGGAAGATCAACCTGAGAATACTCAGAATACTTCACTCTGTAAAAGCTCTTCAGATTTTTATGTTGGCAACATTATTAGGCCTGATAGTGAAGACTCATCTTTAAATGATGTAATAAGAAATATATCATCACTGAAGATGGTTACAGATAGGTCTGATGAAAGACACCTATCACCTAATGCCTTAATGGAAGGTATGGATGAACCTTTACTCTTTGCTGATGAGAAACAAAATATACTTCCTGCAGTGTCCCACCAGAAGAAGTCAAGGCGGCGTTCAGAGAAGTTTTCAGGTATATTACTGCCCCGTTCAGTAAAGAGAATAGATGAGGAGTCAGAGGCTCTTTCACATGGTGATAGTGGTGTCAAAGCTATGGGTTCGGCAAGAATTATGATAGAAGAAAATTCAGAGTGGTTTGAACAAGATGAAATGAAAGAAGTTAAAACAACTCCAAAGCGAAGAAATGTTTTGAGTGATAAAAAAGTAGTAAAGAAGCCAAAACATCACGAACTTACCTTGAAGAGACAAAGTGAATCTAAAGATGATCAGTGTCAAAAGAAGAGAGGTGATGTGAAGCTTAATGTGACTAAATTTAATTCTAATATCCAGGTGCATGAACATGatacagaaaataattttagtAAGAAAAGAAATACTATAAAATTTGATGTTGAAAATTCTTTTGGTATAGCAAGTATATTACCATGTAATGAAATATCATTGACACAACAATATTCCGACCTGAGGTTTGAAGCAAATAAGCAAAATAAGTCTGGAGTTGGGAGGAAACCAGGAAAACGTCGTGTATCTGGTGTACAGCGGCCTCTCTATAGAAAATTAATTGAGCCTCAAACCCCAGAAGTTTTGAAGAGTCAGAACCAGTCCccaaataatagtagtagtagcagttccTCTCCATTACTTTGCTTTAATAATGCTGATGAACAGGTAATTGAGAATAGTACAAAATTTGCTGAACATGACATAGTTCAGCAAAATACTTTGAAGACATCATGCTCACCCACTTCTCCATGTACtcaaatggctgctctttccctTCAATCTGAAAGAGATATGGAATTTCATCtagctaaaaataatttaaagcaTGAGACATCAAGAAGAGTTACACGTAGATCTATGCAGCTTACCAAGTTACCTTTGTCAAAAAATCCGTCGTCACCTTTGTCGACTAGGGTACCAAATTGTTCAGATAATGATGGGAGAGCAGGCTGTAGCAGTTCTTATAATAGCGATGTACCTGTACACAGGGATGATCACTTGCAGGGTGGAAGTGAAGGGTGCAAATTATCACAAGAAGTACTCTGTGATAATATAAGTAAGAGTTCAAATATACACTCTCATTCAGACCAAAAAAAGGAAGTAGTTCTAGGAGTTATTCCCGGTAAAAAAGTGACTGTGAAGAGACACAGTGACTGTAATGTGGGTCTAATAGTTACAAAAGGTAGTAATTGTATATCTGATCAGAGAGCAGAGTCAGCAAGTAAAACTTGTGTCACTAATGATTGTTTTCCTGAAAATGCTCCAACATATCTTTCTCCTTGTAAGGAAAATATAGCATTGAATATGTTGAATATTAGGGGTCAAGTAACCCCACAAATATTTGAGAATGGTAGTGTGAATGTTGCAACTTCTAGAGCAACACCAGAGATCTCCAAATGTAGTTTGGACATGAAGAGGCCAGAAAATGTTAAAGTTGGTGAGTCTTGTGAGACAAAGATTGCAAACAAGGTATTGTGTCTAGAAGATGAAGATTTTGACTCTCCTATTATTACTGGCATGATTGGTAACAAAGCAAATATCAAGTGTGGAAAAATTTATCGCAATAGGTTATCAACTGCTGAGAGCCCCATTATCCTTGCACAGTTAGCTAAACATAAGTCAAAGGAAAGTATTTTGAATTAG